The Arthrobacter burdickii genomic interval ACCATCTCCTCGCGGCGGTGGACGAGCTCATGGCGGACGCGGCGTCCCTGACGAGGAGCCTGCTCGGCAGCAACTATCCCGCATCGGACGACGGCTTCTCCGAAGGGCAGGAAACCCTCCCCGCAGGTCCGGGACTGGCGCCGTACTCCGGCATCTACCCGCCGGAGTACGGGTCCGCATTCACCGCGTCCTCGGAGGAGCAGGTACAGCAGGGCCTCGCCGATGGGGGCTATTCGGAGGACGGCTTCCAGGGGGACGGCGTGGAGGGTATCGATCGGGCGGAGGGCCCGGGCTAGTCCCGCTGGACTCCCACGCAACAACCGCGGCAGGTGGTGTGCCTGCCCATGCCTTGCCAGCTGCCTGCAACGGGTACATCCTGAGCTCCACGAACACACCGCCGTCGGAGGAAGCATGGGCCCGGACCCGGATGCTGAAGCTGTCGCCGAACGCATCCTGGATGCGGCGCGCGGCACGATAGACATACTCGCCATCCACCTCGGCGATCGGCTCGGTTGGTATCGGAGCCTTGCGAGGGAGGGGCCTGCGTCGTCGTCCGAGCTGGCGCAGCGGACCGGCACGTCCGAGCGCTACGTTCGCGAGTGGCTCGAGCAGCAGGCCATCACGGGCCTGCTCGCCGTCACGGGGGATGACAGCCGCCGTTTCACCCTGCCGCAGGGCTCGGCCGAAGTCCTCACCGATACGGGCAGCCTCAACTATCTCGCGCCCCTGGCTCGGATGCTCGCCGGTGCGGCGATCCAGCTTCCGGCGTTGCAGCGTTCCTATCGGACCGGCACCGGGGTCTCGTGGTCGGAGTTCGGCGCTGATGCCCGCGAGTCCCAGGCCGAGATGAATCGACCATGGTTCGAGTTGAAACTGGCCGATGCGTTGGGCGGAGCGCCTTCACTGATGTCCCGGTTGCAGCCAGAGGGGACCAGGATCGCCGACATCGGGTGTGGCGCCGGCTGGTCGACGATCGCGCTTGCCCGGATGTTTCCGATGGCGCGGGTGCACGGATTCGATATCGACACCGAGTCGATAACGCTCGCGCGGACCAACGCGACCATCACGGGAAGTGCTGTCAGCTTCGAGCATGCCGACGCGACGGAATTGCCCTCGGCTCGATTCGACGCGATCTTCGCCTTCGAGTGCGTTCATGACCTGCCCTACCCGGTCGAGGTGCTGGCCGCGGCGCGCCGGGCGCTCCGGCAGGACGGCACCCTGGTTGTCATGGACGAGGCCGTGGCCGCATCCTTCGCTCCTCCGGGCGACGACTTGGAACGGCTCATGTACGGCTTCAGCCTCCTGATCTGCCTGCCCGACGGAATGGCGCATCCCGACAGCGCCGGCACTGGCACCGTCATGCGACCGGACACGCTCCGCCGATACGCTCTGGACGCCGGATTCGCCGACGTCAGAATCCTGCCGATCGAGGACTTCGGGTTCTTCCGCTTCTACGAGCTGGTGCCCTAGCTGTACTGCCCAGGGAGGTTGGTCAGCCGGGCGATGGAAGAGCAGGTCCTGGATCTCACGCTCCGGACACGCATCGCGGTACCGTGTCTCGTGCACGGCGACGCCGACGCGCGGCCGGTACTGCTGCTGCATGCGTGGGGCGAGTCGCGAAAGAGCTTTGATCGGCTCGTGCCACTACTTCCTGGGTGCAGGATCTACGCCCCCGACCTCCGGGGGCAGGGCGACGCGGACAAGCCGGAGTCCGGTTACTCGTTGTCCGACCAGGCGGAAGACGTTGCCGCGATTCTCGACGCACTCGACGTGCCGAAGGTCTGCGTTCTCGGCTCCTCCAGCGGTGGATACGTCACCCAGCAGTTGGCGGTCACCTACCCGGAAAGAGTCGTGTCGCTGGTACTCGTCGGCGTTCCCCTGAGTCTCCACGGGCGGGCCTCGTTCGCCGATGAGGTGGAGCGCCTGGCTGACCCCATCGACGAGAGCTGGGTTCGAGAGTCGCTCTCCTGGTTTCCACTACTGCACGAGGTTCCCTCGTGGTTCATCGAGGACCGGGTTCTCGACGGTGTCAAGATGCCCGCCCATGCCTGGAAGGGCATACTGCAAGGCTTGAGTGCCGCCACGCCACCCACCGATCTAGGAAATATTCGCGCTCCCGCACTGCTCCTATGGGGTGAGCATGACGGATTGCTGCCGCGGGAACATCAGCAAGCCCTGGCGACTCGAATACCCGGCTCGGTTGTAAGGATCTACCCGGGCGTGGCTCACATGGTCCTCTGGGAATGCCCCGACCTGGTCGCACGCGACACGCTGACATTCTTCAACTCCATCGATTGAAAAGGAAAAAGACCCCTTGATCGTCGGCGTGCAACCACCGACACTAGAGGTCTTCATCCTTCACCTGCGCAGCCGGCACTCCGGCTCAGTCCACCTAGCGGCCGTTCCGGCGCTTGCCGTAGACGTCGAACGCGACGGCGAGCAGGAGCACGAGGCCCTTGATGACCTGCTGCCAGGCTGCGTCCACCGAGAGGATGGACAGCCCCTGATTGAGGACGCCCATGACGAGGCCGCCGATTACCGCGCCGACCACGGTGCCGACACCGCCCTGGACCGCGGCACCACCGATGAAGACGGCGGCGATGGCATCGAGTTCGAAGCTCTGGCCGGCCGAGGCCACAGCACTGCCGGCACGCGCCGTGCTGACGACACCCGCGAGACCCGCCAGGAAGCCCATGTTCACGAAGATGAAGAAGTTGACCCACTTCGTCTTCACCCCGGACATCATCGCCGCGTAGAGGTTCCCACCCATGGCGTAGACGTGGCGTCCGAAGACGGTCCGTGAGAGCAGGAACGAATAGAGCAGGACGAGGGTCGCGAGGATGACGAGGATGATCGGCGTGCCGCGGTTGTACGCGAGGAGGTAGCACAGGTACATGATGGCGACGACGGCGATCGCGACCTTGAGGACGAAGGACACGGTGCGCTCACGGGGCAGGTTGAGGCGGCGCAGGTCCGCGCGTCCCTTGAGCTGCTGGACCACCAGCGCCAGCGAGGCGAGAGCTCCGATGCCGAGCGTGATGAGGTCGGGCGTGCCGGTCGCGGGAAGCGTGCCGGATCCGATGGAGTTGAACGGCCGGGGCAGTCCGCTGATCGTTCCGCCGGTCAGCAGCACGAGGGCGACACCGCGGAAGACGAGCATGCCGGCCAGCGTGACGATGAAGGCCGGTATGCCCACGAAGGCGACCCAGAATCCCTGCCATGCTCCGATCAGTGCGCCGACGAGGAGTGACAGCGCGACGGCCGCACCCCACGGAAGCCCCCAGCTGTTCATCGACAGTGCGGCAACCGCTCCTACCGTCGCCACGACGGACCCCACCGACAGGTCGATGTGGCCGGCGATGATGACGATCACCATCCCGATCGCGAGGATGAGGACGTAGGCGTTCTGCTGGATCAGGTTGCTCACATTGCCGGGGTACAGCAGGCGGCCGCCGGTGAGGACCTGGAACAGCAGGATGATGACGGCGAGGGCGGCGAGGATGCCGTACTGGCGCATGTCGACCCTGCGCCGCTTCTTCTTCGCGAGCTCCGGCCGTGGCGGGACGGGCGCGGTGGCCTGCTCGGGTGTGGTGGTGGTCATGGGGCCTGTGCTCCTTGGATCCGGGCGGCGGTCATGTGGCGCATGAGTTCCTCCTGGCTGGCATGGGCGCGATCCAGCTCGCCGGTGAGCTTGCCTTCCGCGATGGTGTAGATGCGGTCCGAGAGGCCGATCAGTTCGGGCAACTCGCTGGAGATGACGATTACCGCTTTGCCCTGTGCCGCCATCTCGTTGATGATTCCGTAGATCTCGTACTTGGCGCCGACGTCGATCCCCCGCGTCGGCTCATCGAGGATCAGCACGTCGGGTCCCGAGTAGATCCACTTGCTGAGCACGACTTTCTGCTGGTTCCCGCCGGACAGGTTGCCCACCACGGCGGAGACGCTCGGCGTCTTGATGTTCATCTGCTTGCGGTACTCGTCCGCGACGGCGTACTCCCTGTTCCGGTCGATGATGCCGAGCTTGGCGAGCTTGCCGAGGGCAGCCGCCGAGACGTTGACCGTGATGCTGCCAATCAGGTTCAGGCCGTAGCGCTTGCGGTCCTCGGTCACATAGGCGATCCCGTTCCGGATCGCCTCGCCGACGGTCCGTGTCTGGATCTCCCTGCCGTCCTTATAGACCCGCCCGGAGATCCCGCTCCCGTAGGAGCGTCCGAAGATGCTCATCGCCAGTTCTGTCCGGCCGGCTCCCATGAGTCCGGCGAAGCCGACGATCTCCCCGGCGCGCACGGAGAACGACGCGCGGTCGACGACGACCCTCTCCACGTCGATGGGGTGGTGCACGGTCCATTCCTCGACCCGGAACTTCTCCTCGCCGATGTCCGGTTCGCGCGGTGGGAACTGATGGTCCAGCGGCCGCCCCACCATGGCACGGATGATGCGGGTCTCGATGTCATCGCTGTCCGTGACATCGAAGGATTCGATGGTCTGCCCGTCGCGGATGACGGTGACCGTATCGGCGATGGCGCGGATCTCCTTCAGCTTGTGGGAGATGATGATCGACGTGATGCCCTGGGTGCGCAGCTGCTCGATCAGACCGAGCAGGTGGGCGGAGTCGTCGTCGTTCAGGGCCGCGGTCGGCTCGTCAAGGATGAGGAGCTTGACCTCCTTCGACAGCGCCTTCGCAATCTCGACGAGTTGCTGCTTGCCCACTCCCAGCTCGAGGACCTTCGTCGCGGGATTCTCCTGCAGCCCCACGCGCGCGAGGAGCTCGGCGGCCATGAGGTTCGTCTTGTTCCAGTCGATCACCCCGCCGCGCTGGACCTCGTTGCCCAGGAAGATGTTCTCGGCGATGGACAGGTAGGGGCTGAGGGCCAGTTCCTGGTGGATGATGACGACGCCGTCGCGCTCGCTGTCATTGATGGAGCTGTAGGCGACGGGCCGTCCATCGAGCGTGATGGTCCCGTCGAAGCTGCCGTGCGGATAGACGCCGCTGAGCACCTTCATCAGGGTGGACTTCCCCGCCCCGTTCTCGCCGCAGATCGCGTGGACCTCGCCGCGCTCCACGCTGACCGAGACGCCGTCGAGGGCCCTGATGCCGCTGAACTCCTTGACGATTCCGTCCATCTCGAGGATTACGTCACTCATGCTGTTCTCGCTTCGCTGGAGGGGAAGAGCGGGGCGCGGCCATGGCCGCGCCCCGCTCCCGGAGGTCAGAGACCGATGTCTGCTGCCTTGACGAAGCCGGACTCCACGAGCTTCGGCTCGACGTCGTCCTTCGTCACCACCACGGGATCCAGGAGGTACGACGGAACGACCTTGCTGCCGTTGTCGTAGGTCTCGGTGTCATTGACCTCGACCTCGTCACCGGCGACGATCGCCGTGATCATGGACTCGACCTGGCTTCCGAGTTCGCGGGTGTCCTTCCAGACGGTCATCGACTGCTGGTCTCCGAGGATGGCCTTGACGTTGGCGACATCCGCGTCCTGCCCGGTGATGAGGGGCCAGTCGGTGCCGGGCTTGTAGCCCGCGGAGTCGAGGGAAGCCTCGATGCCCAGCGCGAGGCTGTCGTTGGGGGACAGGACGACGTCGACCTTGTCGCCGCCGGTGTAGAAGGACTGCAGGCGGTTGTCCATCTCGGCCTGGGCGTCATCCGAACCCCAGCCGAGGATTCCGATGGACTTCCAGCCGTCGTTGTCGGCGGGGGACTTCCCGGAGGGGACGACCAGCTGGCCGGACTCGACGTAGGGCAGCAGGACGTCCCAGGCACCGGCGAAGAAGAACGCGGCGTTGTTGTCATCGGGGCTGCCGGCGAAGGGCTCGAGGTTGAAGGGGCCCTTGCCGTCGGCGAGGCCGAGCTTCTCCTCGATGAACTGGCCCTGGAGCTGGCCGACCTTGTAGTTGTCGAACGTGGCGTAGTAGTCCACGGCTTCCGTGCCGTTGATGAGCCGATCGTAGGCGATGACCTTGACGTCCTGGGATGCTGCGTCCTCGAGCGCGGGGCCGAGCGTCTGGCCGTCGATCGCTGCGACGACGAGGATCTTCGCTCCGCCCGCCACCTGGTTCTGGATCTGGCTGATCTGCTGGTCCGTCTTGTTGTCGGCGTACTGGAGGTCGACGGTGCAGTCGGCGGCCTCGAGCTTCTCCTTGAGTCCCTCGCCGTCGTTGATCCAGCGCTCGAGGCTTCGGGTGGGCATGGAGATGCCGACGTTGCAGGTGGTGGCGGCGTCGTCGCCCTCGGCTTCGGGGGCGGTCGATCCTGCCGGCGCACAGGCCGACATTCCCGCTGCGACACCGACTGCCAGCAGGAAGGCCGAGACATTCTTGATCGTGGTCATGGGTAGTGCCTTTGAAAAGGACCCGACCGATGGGGGCGTTCAGAGGAAGGAGCCGGCGATGACGGCGGGTCGTCTCTGGTGTCCCTTGCGGCTGGATCGAGCTGAAACAACGCTGTAGCGCCCGGTCGACGTTGCGATCGACAATATGTAGGCGAAGACAACATATCCACTGACAAGCGTTTCATCAAGACTTCGGGCGAACGTTACCGAAGCGATACGTTCCTGTGCCCTAGGCGCTCTGGGCCCTCCGGGCGCGGTACGCCTTCACGTGGGTCCGGTTGGCGCAGTTGCCGGTGTCGCAGAAGCGCCGTGACCGGTTGCGGCTCAGGTCGAGCACCACGCCGTCGCAGTCCTCGGCCGCGCAGGAGTGGAGGCGGTCGAGCTCGTGTCCGCGGATCACGTCGGCAAGGGCCATGGCGGCCTCCGTGGCCATGCGCTCCTCGAGGGGGGCCTCTGGCGCGGTGGCGTGGAGGTGCCAGTCCCACTCGTCGTGGCGGACGAGCTGGGGGAGTGCGTTGGTGCGGCGAAGGATCGCGTTCACGAGCCCGACGGCGTCGTCCTCCTCCGCGAACCAGATCACCTCGAGCTCGGCGCGCAGGGCACGGACCGATTGGAGTTCGGCCTCCGTGTGCGTCCGGGAGCCGGAGAAGCGCTGCTCGGCGAGGAAGCGGTCGAGCCCCTCGAGGGTGTCGAGCGGGTCGGTGTCCTCCCTGGTGGTGTTGATGAGGGCGGCGGCTGACGCGAGTGCCACTTCCGTGTCATAGGTGAAAGACATGTTGACTCCTGACATCACGCACCTCTAGTGTCACGACCATAACTACTTGTCACCCATGACACCAATCAGCGATCCGAAGGAGTGGACGTGACCCTGCGCCCCACCGCCGGCCTCTGGATAGCCATCGTCTCGGCAGCCACGTTCGGCGTCTCGGGCCCGTTCGCGAAGTCCCTCCTCGAGATCGGCTGGAGTCCCGGCGCCGCCGTCGGCCTCCGGATCGGAGGAGCGGCCCTCGTGCTGCTCGTCCCGGTGCTGATCGCCATGCGCGGACGTTGGTCCACGCTCCGCGGCAATGCGCTGACGATCGCCATCTACGGCACCACGGCCATCGCCCTGTGCCAGCTGTTCTACTTCAATGCCGTCCAGCGCATGTCCGTCGGTGTCTCGCTCCTGCTCGAGTACCTCGCGCCCGTGCTGCTCGTCGGCTTCCTGTGGCTGCGCTCGCGGAAGGCGCCGCAGGCCCTCACGATCATCGGGGCCGTCACGGCCATCCTCGGACTCCTGCTGGTCCTGGACCTCACCGGTGACACCCGGCTCGACCCGGTCGGCATCCTCTTCGGGATCGCCGCGGCCGTGTGCCTCGTCGTATACTTCCTCATGTCCGCGCGGGTGGACGAATCGCTCCCTCCGCTCGTGATGGCGGGCGGGGGAATGGTGGTCGCGGCCGCGAGCATCCTGGTCCTCGGGCTGACGGGCATCATGCCGTTCCGGTTCGTGTTCGCGGACGTCTCGCTGGCCGGAGGTACCTATAGCTGGATCGTGCCCGTCGTCGTTCTCGTCCTCGTGGCGACGGTGGCGGCGTACGTGACCGGTATCCTCGCCGCCCAGCACCTCGGTTCCAAGGTGGCAAGTTTCGTGGCGCTGACCGAGGTGATGTTCGCCGTGCTCGCGGCGTGGCTGATCCTCGGCGAGCTGCCCGGGGCCATGCAGTTGCTCGGCGGACTCCTGATCGTCGCAGGCGTGGTGTGCGTGCGGCTGGACGAGCTCCGCAGCACCGAAGCCCCCCGGGCAGCCGCGCTGGACCGGCCCAACCCCGTGGAGCCGGTGCCGAGGCCCTGACGGCGGCTTCGGCCGCATGTCCTGCGCACCGTCACCCGGTGGGCCGAGTGGCCCGCTGCACGAGGTGCACGGCATTGCTGACGGAGTCAGGCCGCGACACCTGAGCGCTGGCTCATACCCGCACGTCGTCCGTCTGCGAAGCGCGCTCGGCGCCGGCCATGGCGGAGCTGCCCAGGTCGCTTCCCGCCAGCGGCTGTCCGGCCGCGAGCGCCCGGGTCCATGCCTCGGTCGTGGAGACCTTGGCCCAGTTGGAGTTCAGCAGGGCCATCAGCGTCTGGTGCACGGCCTGTGCGGGCGCGAAGCCCGCCTCGTTGGCGAGGTTGATGGCGCCGGTACCGTCCGACAGGACCTCGGTGCCGATGCCGAGGAACTCTGCCTCGACGGAGGAGGCAAGGATGCAGTTGTTCGTCATGTAGCCGACCAGGGTGACCGTGTCGATCTGCTGCCCTCGCAGCCAGTCCGCGAGATCGGTGCCGGCATACACGGAGCCGTACTGCTTGGTGAGCGACTTCCAGCTCTCTGCCTTGCGCTGCTCCACCTCGGGGTGGAGTGCGAACTGCGGAGACGCCGGGTCGAAGACGGGAGCGCCTTCTCCCGCGCTGTGCTGGACGGCGACGACGGGAATGCCTGCAGCAGTGGCGGCGTCGATCGCCCGCACGATGTTCGGCAGCGATTCGGTGTGCGGCGGGTACTGGATCTCCAGCGGGCCGTCGAAGTACTGCTGCTGGACGTCGACGATAACGAGTGCGCGACGGAGTGCGGTCATGGGGGTTCTCCTTGGTTTCCGGTGCCGTCCGGCGACGGCATTCCTTCATTCTTCGCCCCGCCCCCTTCCGATAGAAGTGGCACGACTGCTGACCTACGATGGATTTGCGCCAACATCTTGATCGGAGGATGCGTGCACATCGCCATCTACGCCTTCGACGGCGTGCCGATGTTCCATCTCGCGGTGCCGCAGATGGTCTTCGACGAGGTCAGGCGGCAGGGGTACGAGCAGTGGACGACGACCCTGTTCTCGGACAGGGCGGGGGCTGTCAGGACCGCGGAGGGCTACCTCATCAGCGGCGTTGCGGGACCGCAGGTCTCCGGTGACGCCGACATCGTCGTCGTGCCTTCGTGGTTCGACGACGGAAGGGTCGCCGGGGACGGGCTGCAGGATGTCCTGAGGGCAGCCCACGAGCGTGGTGCGACGATCGCGGGGCTCTGCATGGGTGCTCTTCCCGTTGCTGACACCGGGTTGCTCGATGGGCGGCAGGCGGTCACGCACTGGAAGGTCGTGGATGCCCTGGCAGAGCGGCGTTCGAGCGTCCGGACGGACGCATCAGTCCTGTACATCGATCACGGGGACGTCATCACGTCGGCCGGGACCGCTTCGGCCATCGACGCCTGCCTGCACCTGGTCCGCAGGCATCTCGGTGCGGCGGCGACCAACTCGGTGTCGCGTGCGCTTGTCGTGGCACCGCACCGCGAGGGGGGCCAGGCCCAGTACATCGAGCGTCCCCTTCCACCCCAGCGTGGCGAGGACCCGGTCTCGGCAGTGCTCGAGTGGGCGCTCCAGAACCTCGCCGAGCCGCTGACCATCGAACAGTTGGCGGTACGGGCTCATATGAGTCGGCGTACCTTCGTCCGGACCTTCCGTGCGAGCACCGGGGCGACCCCTGCAGCGTGGGTGCGCAGCAGGAGGCTCGACGAGAGCCGCAGGCTGCTCGAGGAGACGAACCTGCCCATGGACCAGGTCGCTGATGCCAGCGGGTTCGCCAGCGCCGTCACGATGCGGCAGAACTTCGCGGCAGCGTTCAGGACCACGCCCACGGAATACCGACGACGCTTCGACGCACTTCCCGCACCCGGTGCTCTGGGAGATTAAGTGCCGGATACCGGGGCGGGTTCACCGGAGAGATCCGAGCCGATGCCGGAGGGCAGGGTGGTCTTGGTACCCCCCAGGGGTATATGCTACTCTTATACCCCTGGGGGGTACCAGGCGGTGACAGGGGACTGCGTGCTGCAGTCGCGTACGGCACCAGCTGAAGGAGAAGGAAGAATGAGCGAGCACCTGCATTCCGGACACCATGACCACCACGCCCATGACGGAGGGCCGGCGGCGACGTCCTGGTCGATGGCCGCGACAGCGACCCTGCACTGCCTGACCGGATGTGCCATCGGTGAGGTCCTGGGCATGGTGATCGGCACCAGCCTCGGCCTGCACGACCTGGCGACGGTCGTCCTGTCCGTCGCACTGGCGTTCGTCTTCGGCTACGCACTCACGATGCGCGGAGTCCTCCGTGCCGGAGTGCCCTGGCGCAGCGCACTGAAGGTAGCTCTCGCGGCGGACACCATCTCCATCACGGTGATGGAGATCATCGACAACACCGCCATGCTCACCATCCCTGGTGCCATGGACGCCGGCATCGCCTCTGTCCTGTTCTGGATGTCCCTTGCCGCCTCGCTGGTCCTGGCCTTCCTGATCACAACCCCCGTGAACCGTTGGCTGATCAGCCGCGGTAAGGGCCACGCCGTCGTCCACCAGTACCACCACTGATCTACCGCCCGGGCGGTCGCTGCCGGTTCATCGACCGGGCAAGGACCTTCCCCGAACGGTTGTCGGAGGGGTAACCGCTCCCGAGCGGCCTACCGGGCCCTCCGCGTGAAGACCATATGCAGCACTCCGCGCGGGGAAGGGGTCGTCTCGATCTCGAAGCGGTCTTCGAGTCCTTCGAGCCCCTCCCAGAGCCGTTCGCCCCGGCCCAGGACGATCGGCACGACGACGATGTGCATGGAGTCGATCAGGTCGGCCTCCAGGAACTGTCGGATGGTGCTGACGCCGCCACCGATCCGGACGTCGAGGTCGCCCGCCAGGGCGCGGGCCTGCTCGAGTGCGGACCCGGGATCGGCGTCGACGAAGTGGAAGGTCGTCCCGCCCTCCATCTCGAGTACCGGCCGGGGATGGTGGGTGAGCACCACGACAGGGGTGTGGAAGACGGGGTTGTCTCCCCACCAGCCCTTCCATTCCTCGTCCTCCCAGGGCCCGCGGTGAGGACCGAACTTGTTGCGCCCCATGATCTCCACGCCGATTCCGGGCGCCCACCCGCGGGCGAACGCCTCGTCGACGCCCGAGGATCCCTCCGACTCCCCAGGGAGGCCCATCTCGCGGAAGGTGCGGGTCTCGAAAGCCCACTCCATCAGCCGCGAGCCCGCGTGGCCGAAGGGGGCGTCGAGTTGCTGGCCCTCGCCGGTGCCGAAGCCATCGAGGGAGACCGAGAAGTTGTGCACGCGGACGAGGGACATGTCATCTCCTGATGTGCTTGCCGTTCGAACACCGTACGGTGCCCGAACCCGACGCTCAAGACCGACGACGAAAGAACGGGAGCGGACGGTGCTGGGTAGTGTGGCGACGGTGAGCGAAATCCGCATCGGTACCTCCGGATGGAGTTACGACCACTGGAACGGCATCTGCTATCCGCAGGGCACGCCGTCGGCGAAGCGGTTGGACCACTACGTGGCACGATTCGACACGGTGGAGCTGAACGCCAGTTTCTACCGCTGGCCGCGCGATACGACCTTCGCCGGATGGCACCGTCGTCTTCCCCCCGGGTTCGCGCTGTCCGTGAAGGCGCCGCGCGGGCTCACGCACGGTAAGAAGCTGTACGCGCCGGAGGTCTGGATCGAGCGGATCGCCCGCTGCTGGCATGAGCTGGGCGACCGGCGAGCGGTCCTGCTCGTCCAGCTCCCGCCGACCATGGAGCGCGACGACGCCCGCCTCGACTACTTCCTGTCCCGGGTGCCGTGGTGGATCCGGGTGGCCGTCGAGTTCCGCCACGAAAGCTGGGACGACGACGCCGTCTACGAGTTGCTCGGGCGACACCAGGCCGCGTACTGCGTGATGAGCGGCGCCGGCCTGCCGTGCATCCTGAAGACGACGGCGCCCTTCGTGTACGTGCGGCTGCACGGGCCGGACCACGAGCATCTGTACGCGGGCTCGTACTCGGATGCGGATCTGCGCTGGTGGGCGGAGCGGATCCTGGAGTGGCACCGTTCCGGCCGGGACGTCTACGTCTATTTCAACAACGACGGCGGCGGCCACGCCGTGCGGAACGCGGAAACGCTCCGGGGACTGGTCCACGCAGGCCTGCCCGGCTGATTCGCGGGCGCCCGGACTGCCGGAACGGGAACCGCCGAATCGCTCAGATGTTGCCCAGTTCCTGCCACACCTCCATGACGACGGCCTTGGCGTACTGCTCAGCACGGTCTTCGTCGCGGTCCATGATGGCGCGGGCGATGGCCTCGTGGTTGTCGAACGCATCGGGGACCGGGTCTGCCGGACTCAGGCCGAGGTCGGTCCGGCCCGCCAGCACCTCCGTCACGATTCCGTGCAGGGAGGCGATCATGTCATTACCGCTTGCTGCCAGCAGCAATGCGTGGAACGCGATGTCGGCCTCCAGGTAGGGCTGCTCATGGCCCTGGCCCGCCTCTC includes:
- a CDS encoding GlxA family transcriptional regulator gives rise to the protein MHIAIYAFDGVPMFHLAVPQMVFDEVRRQGYEQWTTTLFSDRAGAVRTAEGYLISGVAGPQVSGDADIVVVPSWFDDGRVAGDGLQDVLRAAHERGATIAGLCMGALPVADTGLLDGRQAVTHWKVVDALAERRSSVRTDASVLYIDHGDVITSAGTASAIDACLHLVRRHLGAAATNSVSRALVVAPHREGGQAQYIERPLPPQRGEDPVSAVLEWALQNLAEPLTIEQLAVRAHMSRRTFVRTFRASTGATPAAWVRSRRLDESRRLLEETNLPMDQVADASGFASAVTMRQNFAAAFRTTPTEYRRRFDALPAPGALGD
- a CDS encoding DUF4396 domain-containing protein; the protein is MSEHLHSGHHDHHAHDGGPAATSWSMAATATLHCLTGCAIGEVLGMVIGTSLGLHDLATVVLSVALAFVFGYALTMRGVLRAGVPWRSALKVALAADTISITVMEIIDNTAMLTIPGAMDAGIASVLFWMSLAASLVLAFLITTPVNRWLISRGKGHAVVHQYHH
- a CDS encoding dihydrofolate reductase family protein; amino-acid sequence: MSLVRVHNFSVSLDGFGTGEGQQLDAPFGHAGSRLMEWAFETRTFREMGLPGESEGSSGVDEAFARGWAPGIGVEIMGRNKFGPHRGPWEDEEWKGWWGDNPVFHTPVVVLTHHPRPVLEMEGGTTFHFVDADPGSALEQARALAGDLDVRIGGGVSTIRQFLEADLIDSMHIVVVPIVLGRGERLWEGLEGLEDRFEIETTPSPRGVLHMVFTRRAR
- a CDS encoding DUF72 domain-containing protein; protein product: MSEIRIGTSGWSYDHWNGICYPQGTPSAKRLDHYVARFDTVELNASFYRWPRDTTFAGWHRRLPPGFALSVKAPRGLTHGKKLYAPEVWIERIARCWHELGDRRAVLLVQLPPTMERDDARLDYFLSRVPWWIRVAVEFRHESWDDDAVYELLGRHQAAYCVMSGAGLPCILKTTAPFVYVRLHGPDHEHLYAGSYSDADLRWWAERILEWHRSGRDVYVYFNNDGGGHAVRNAETLRGLVHAGLPG